The Blautia pseudococcoides genome segment AGAAAAACTGCGGAGCCTGGGCCTGCAGATAGGCTCCACCACAGGCTACACAGAGCAAATGATGAAAATTGTAGCCCCCAGAGCCGCAGAACAAGGCTATGCTCCCGACTTCTGGTTCAGCCCTGACGACGTAGGCGGCATTGGCCGTCCCTACCCCTACATGATCTTCCGCAACATGGAATCCATGCACCTCATGGATGTCCGCCGAATCATAAAAGTAGGAGACACGGTAGCTGACATCAAAGAAGGCAAAAACGCAGGCATGCTCTCCGTAGGTGTCCTGGAAGGCAGCTCCGTCCTGGGCCTCACCGAATCCGAATACAACGCCCTGTCCCCTGCCGACAGGTCCGCCCATCTCACCCAGGCCGCCCAAACCTACAAAACCGCCGGCGCCGACCACATCATCCAAGACATCCGGGGCCTCCTAGACCTCCTATAATTAACAATTCCCAAAAGAACCGCACCCCAAATCCAACACCGGTGCGGTTCTTTCTAAATATCCATATTCTTCTTCCAATCCACATATCCGCATCCAGCCCCACACCATCTCCCAAACTAACGCCTTTATTCTTTTACCGTTCTCTCCCCTCCTCCCCGTCCCTTTCGCCATCATTTCTGATGAATCATCTCCCGATACTCACTAGGCGTCCTCCCCATATTCCTTTTAAACAACCGCGTAAAATAATTCAAATCCGCCACCCCGCACGCCGCCGCAATACTTTGTATCTGCAAATCCGTAGAATTCAGCAAAAACACCGCATTCTCAATCCTTTTCTTATTCACAAAATCCGTCAGCGTACTCCCTGTTTCCTTCTTAAACAGTGTAGACAAGTAACTGGGACTGATAGAAAACTCCTCCGCCAGCCTTTTAAGACTCAGATCATCTGTCAAATACAGACAAATATGGTTGATCACATTCTGAATAATTGGTGAATACCCCTTCAAAGAATGGGACTTCACCAGAAGACAATACTTCCGCATCATTTCCCGTTTCAGCTTCCCGTCCTCATCCTCGCTGGTGATCGTCTCAATCTCCCGTGCATACTTAGAAGAAAGTTCATCCAAATACAGCGGGTGCACCCCGCCATACTCCGCGGCCTTCCGAAGCAGGGTATTTAATATGATCAGATAATTCTTGGAGTCCCGGATGCGGTTGGAAAGCCTCTGCTCCAGAGAAACCGTCATCTCCCCGGCTGCCAGCAGCTCGATCTTTTTATAATTTCCTGAAGCCACTGCCTGCATCATCTCCTGCTCTGACTGGTACCTCTGTTCGATCAGCTCCCGGTTTTCCAGATTGACCTGTGCCTGTCCATAGTAAACCTTTGTAATTTCATCCATAAACATATCACAGTATTCAACAGAAAAATGTTCAGCCCCGCCAAATATTTCCGCTGCCAGCAGAAGCAGTATGGTGCGCACATCATCTTCGTGGTTAATGAAAGGGATCAGTTCATAATACTGTTTCAAAAATCCGGAAAACTCTGTGGGGATGGACAATTTTTGCTGCATCTTCAGGATGAATTTTTTATCGGCTCTGTGCTGCAGATAAGGACCGGCTATAAAAAAGGCAGGTGATTCCGTCTCCGGCAGCCGCATTACTGTGTGATGGCAGTTAAAACAATCTTTGGAAAAATACATCACATGCTCTTTACTGTTTCTGATAAAATGCAGTGCGTTATCCCTGGAGTCACTGTCTGCCGCGATTTTCTTTCTCAATCCCAAATCCAGATCAATATGGTCAAGTTCATCCTCCATTAAGATGTAGGTTTGGAAATTATAATTTTTCAACACTTTCCGGGAAAAATTCAAAACAGTGTCATACGACGCCATACATATGCCCCCTCATACTATTTTTAATTATTATCATACAATTTTTTGAAATGTTCAAGTCCTAAATAAAAAAATGCGAATAAAGCAAAAAAATGTAAGAATGCTGTTGGCTTAAAACTGCTAGAATCTAGCCATACAAGAAACGAGGAGGAGAAGAAATGTTACAGTATTCAATGTTATACCCGAAGCAGTCCGTATCCAGAAGAACCGTGAGCATGGATGGCATGTGGAAATTTTGCCTGGACCCGGAAGGAAAGGGAACAGAAAACGGGTGGGCAGATGGAATCCCCCAGGCTGACCTTATTCCCGTGCCTGCCAGCTTTCAGGATTTTTACACAGACAAAGACACAAGGGAATATGCGGGTGATCTTTGGTATGAGACAGATGTATTTGTTCCGGAAGAATATGCGGGAAAAAATGTAGCTATCCGCTTTGGGTGTGCAACCCACAGAGCAGAGGTTTATTTAAACGGTGTCCATGTGGCATCTCATGTGGGCGGGTTCCTTCCCTTTATGGCTGACATTACAAATGTGGCCAGATACAATGCAGTAAATAAGGTTGTTGTCAAAATCAACAATGAGCTGAGTGAGACCAATATCCCCTGCGGTAAAACAAAAGTTCTCAGCAATGGAAAGAAAATGAACAGTCCGTATTTTGACTTTTTCAACTATTCCGGGTTACAGCGCCCTGTAAAGCTGGTTGCATATCCAAAGGAATATGTGTTTGACCTGACAGTGGACCACAGGATAAACGGCAGAGACGCGGAGGTTTCTTACAGCGTAGTTACCACAGGAGAGCATCCGGTGGAGGTTACGGTTTATGATGAGGACGGCAGAGAAGTGGCAGTTTCCCAGGGAAAAGAGGGAATCCTCCACATTGAAAATGCACATCTGTGGCAGGTGAGAAACGCTTATCTCTATACCTTTACGGTGCGCATCAAGGACGAAGAGGAAGTGCTGGATGAATATAGTGAGGAGATTGGCGTCCGCACTGTGGAGGTAAAGGGAAAAGACATCCTGATCAACGGTTCTCCTGTTTATCTGAAAGGTTTCGGAAAACACGAGGATAGTGATATTGTGGGCCGCGGGTTTCACATTGGGGTTATGAAGAGAGATTTTGAATGTATGAAATGGATCGGAGCTAACTCCTTCCGTACCTCCCATTATCCATACAGTGACGAGATTTACCAGATGGCGGACCGTGAAGGCTTCCTGGTCATTGATGAGGTTCCGGCTGTGGGACTTTTTGAGAGTCTGATGAACTTCATGGAGGCATCTACTGGGAAGAAGACGGCATTTTTTGCAAAAGACACCATCCCTGAATTGCTGGAAAATCATCTGCGTGCAGTGGAGGAGATGATAACCAGAGACAAGAACCATGCCTGCGTCATTGCCTGGTCCCTGTTAAACGAGCCTGAGACCACAGATGAGGCCGCAGTACCATATTTTGAGAAAGTGTTTGCGCGGGCTCATGAGCTGGATGTGCAGAAGCGCCCCAGAACATTTGCGCTGATCATGAATTCCCTGCCGGATACCTGCAAATGCTATCATCTGGCAGATGTGATCAGTATGAACCGTTACTATGGCTGGTATCTTATGGGCGGGTACGAGATGTGTGACGCAGAGGCGGCTTTTAGGGCAGAGATGGACAAGTGGGCCGGCAAGGACCTGGACAGACCGTTTATCTTCACCGAATATGGAGCTGACACGTATGCCGCGGAGCACAAACTGCCTTCTGTTATGTGGAGCCAGGAATACCAGAAAGAATATCTGGAAATGTGCCACAGAGTCTTTGACTCCTATGATTTCATCAAAGGTGAGCAGGTTTGGAATTTTGCAGATTTCCAGACCACAGAGGGGATCATGCGTGTAAACGGCAACAAAAAAGGAATCTTCACCAGACAGAGACAGCCAAAAGATGCAGCCTTCTACTTTAAGGAGCGCTGGGAAAGCCTGCCGCTGAACCATAAAAGTAAGTAAGCATACAGCCCGCACTAAGCAGAGATCCGATTGCCGTAGGTGTTTCGGCGGGATTTCTGCCTGTAACTGCAGGCGGGGGACAGTTGCCTGAGGATAAGAAAAAAAACAGGGAGATTACCATGAACGAGAAAAATAATGCAAGGCCATTTGGGATACGGGATAAAATCGGCTATATGTTCGGTGACTTTGGAAATGATTTTACCTTTATATTTGCCAGCTCCTTCCTAATGGTATTTTATACAAAGGTACTTGGGATCAGCGGTGCTATGGTAGGAACGCTGTTTCTGCTGGCCAGGGTAGTGGATGCCTTTACGGATATCACCATGGGGCGTATTGTGGACTCTGTGAAGCCGTCCAGAGACGGAAGGTTCCGCTGCTGGCTGAGAAGAATGTGCGGTCCGGTTGCCATTGCCAGCTTTTTAATGTACCAGGGCGGCATGGCAGGAGCGCCTATGACACTGAAGATTGTTTATATGTATGTGACATACCTGTTGTGGGGCAGTGTGTTTTATACATCTATCAATATCCCTTACGGTTCTATGGCATCAGCTATTACGGAGAAGCCGGATGAGAGGACTGCCCTCTCCACATTCCGTACTGTGGGAGCCACACTGGCCGGTCTGGTTATCGGAACGGTGACACCGCTTCTGATCTACGTGAAGGATGCGGACGGCAATCAGGTTATCAGGAGTACCTCTATTTTCACTATCATTGCCGGTGTGTTCGCGGTATGCGCAATCCTTTGCTACATCATTTGCTATAAGCTTACTACAGAGCGTGTAAAAGTGGAGCCGGATCCGAATGCTAAAAAGGTAACATTGGGACAGACCTTTGCAGCTATTTTCAAGAGCCGTGCACTGTTGGGGATCATTGGGGCAGCTATTTTCCTTCTGCTGAGCCAGCTTCTCATACAAGCCATGAACAATTATCTGTACACAGAATATTTTGGATCTGCAGGCGCGATCTCCATTGTGACCATAGTGAACACAGCCCTTATGCTGCTGGTGGTTGCACCACTCAGTGTGCCCATCAGCCGCAGATTCGGGAAAAAAGAAGCATCCACGGCAGGAGTGCTTCTGGCAGGAGTTATCTTCCTTGTCCTGTATTTTATGCATGTGCAGAACGTTGTGGTTTACATTGTACTTGCCAATGTGGGTATGCTGGGACTTGGATTCTTCAATACCGTAATTTGGGCTAATATCACAGACGTTATAGACGACCAGGAGGTAAAGACAGGTCAGAGGGAAGACGGTACCGTTTACGCAGTATATTCCTTTGCAAGAAAACTGGGCCAGGCACTGGCCGGAGGCGCAGGAGGCTGGGCACTGTCCATTATCGGGTACGACCAGCTTGCAAAGGTACAGACAGCGTCCGTGATCAACGGCCTGTACACAACCTCCACACTGATACCTGCCATCTGCTTTTTCGTTGTGGCTCTGTTCTTATGGTTTGTGTATCCGCTGAGTAAGAAAAAGGTGGAAGCCAATGTGGAAGAATTGAAGAGCAGACGTGAGAACGCCTAAATAAATTTTTCCAAAACAAAAGCCATCGCCCGGACATATCCAAACCGGGCGATGGCTTTTTCTATAAATATTAAAGGAAGGAGAGCCGGTCTTACGACCGACATATGAAAAAGAAAATATAAAAATAATGTTTGATTTAAATTATTTTTATGATATAAGTATATTCCCTAAATATGTGCAAATCATGTTTAACTTGTGAAGAATTCATGAACGAAAACCGAATCTTTTATGAATGTAAAAAATTATCGTAAATTGTCACTAAATGGAACCCGTATTTTCAAATGTTTGATATCCAGAAAACGTTCCGCACACAGCCGTATCCCACCCATAAGCCCTGATGTATCCTGCAGTCTGGAGGGGATAATGCGGCAGTCCCGGTTTTGATGGGAGGCCAGGTATGCCACGATCCGCTGATTAATATCAGGAATATAGTTGGAAAAAGAACTGTTGAGCACGATCAGGTCAATATTGAAGGTATTGATGATATTATTAATGCCGATAGACATATATTTTACAAACAGATCCATCATCTCCAGCGCATCTGTTTTCCGATCCTGATATGCCCTGAGAAAGCTGTCAATGGTAACGGTGTTCTGATGGGTGCGCGCAGCATATTCTTTCAGAATAGCCCTCTCCGAAGTATACAGCTCAAAACAGCCGTTATTGCCGCAGGGACAGGGTTTGCCGTCGGGGAACAGGATGGTGTGGCCGAACTCTCCGGCGTAGCCGTCACGGCCTTTATAGAGCTGCTCATCAATAAGGATACCCATACCGACTCCATCGTGTATGTTCAGATGGATCATATTTTTATAATTATAATGAAATGCGGACTCACCCAGCACGGACAGATTGGATTCATTTTCCACATGTACCGGTATGCCAAACTCCCCGGCCAGGATTTTTCCCAGGTAAGGTTCTGGAAGAGGGTAGTAGGGGGTAAAAATGATCTCATTGTCCCGCACAACACCGTAAATACCGATGGATACTCCCACAATCCCATAAGGAGCATCCTTGCACCGGGGAATGGCTTCTTTCATAATACCGCGGAGCAGCTCCAGCAGACTGTCCTCCTCCCGGAAGGGATATTCCTTCAAATGGCAGTCTTCACCCTTTAAGTCAGCGGTCAGTGTGATGATCTGACGGGGATGGACATCTATGGAAAAGACATAACCGCATTTTTTCCGGAACTCCAAAAGGATGGGCTTCCTGCCCAGGGCGGTCTGGGCGCTGCCTATCTCTGCCACCAGATTCTGGTCCATCAGCTCCTGCACAATGTTGGATATGGTTGCCTTTGTCAGATGCAGCTCCTTAGCCAGAGCAGCACGGGAGATAGGCGGATTGTTTACAATATATTCCAGGACCTGCCGCCTGTTGTTGTCTCTTATCATTTCTTGGTTTGCGATCGCCATAAATAATCCTCCGTAATGCAGAATGTAATTACTGTTATAGTAATCATACCACTTCTTCTATACTTGGGGCAAGTAATTTGTTTACCCACTATACAAATTAAAGCTATATTCCAATGTGCACCACACAGCATCCCCTTGGGGAAAATACCTAATTGGACGGCGGGCAGTGAACCGCAGCCTTAGGAAAATCCTAGGAAAATTTTAAGAGAAACTTTAGATGCAGGATTTGACGATTTATGCTATTCTTATAGCAGGCAGGGACATCCTGCGTGTTACAAGGGGGATATAAGAAAGGAGTTATGATCATGATGAAAAGAGGACTTGCATTTCTGGTGGGGGGAATCATGCTGCTGGCGTCACCTGTCAGTGTACTGGCAGACCGTGAGGACGCCAAACTGGAAAAACCATATGTATCGTTAGGCGCGGATCTGAATGCACAGGAGCGTGCCACTGTGCTGGAGCTTTTGGGGGTGACGGAGGATGACCTGAAAAATTATACGACCGCCACCATCACCAACCAGGATGAGCATGACTATCTGGACGCTTATCTGGACAAAAGTGTGATTGGATCAAGGGCACTTTCCTCCGTATTGGTTGAAGGCAAGACGGACGGAAACGGGATCAAAGTAACAACCCACAACATTTCCTACTGCACCACGGGCATGTACCAGAATGCTCTGGTAACTGCCGGAATCAAGGATGCAGATATTGTGGTAGCAGGACCCTTCAAGATTTCCGGAACAGCCGCTTTGGTAGGTGCCATCAAATCCTACGAGAACATGACCGGGGAGAAGGTAGAACAGGAAAATGCGGATACAGCCACAAATGAGCTGGTCATCACGGGAAAGCTTGCAGAAAATATGGGTGACAGTGAAAAGGCAGAGCAGCTTGTAGGCGCAGTAAAGGAAAAAGTAGTGGAAGCCCGGAATCTGTCAGAGGATGAAATCGGTGATGTGGTGGACCAGGCTGCAAACGAGATGGAGATCAAACTTTCTGATGAGGACAGACAGGCTATCGTAGATTTGATGGAGAAGATCAAAGGTCTGGATCTGGATGTGGACAGTCTGAAAGAGCAGGCTAAGGACTTGTACGGCAAGATTGAGGACCTGGGACTGAAGCTGGATATCAACCAGGAAAAGGTACAGGGATTCTTTGATAAGATCATTCAATTCTTTAAGGATCTGTTCAGCTAAGAGAACATGGAGGCCTGCTGCTGGCCATCCGTATAACCACAATAGATAAAGGCCCCGGACATACAGATCACTCTGTGGTTCGGGGCCTCTTTTTCATACCTGTTTAACAGCCGCAGCTCTGTGTAAGCCGGCCGGGACGTCTATTCGTTTTCATAACCGGTGCTGCATTTCTGAATTGCCTCGTTCAGGGAAAGCATGCGTCGGTCAAGCTGAGATGCTATTTTAGCACATTCCTGTAATTCACTGCTTATATAATCCGGGGCATTTCCTTCAAATTTATAATAAATCTTGTGCTCCAGGCTTGCCCAGAAATCCTGGGCGATAGTGCGGATCTGTATTTCCACCTTGGTCTCCACTACACCGTCTGACAGGAAGATGGGGACGGTTACAATCATATGATAACTCTGATAACCGCTTTCCTTGGGATTCTTTATGTAGTCCTTCAGGGAAAGTATCTTCAGATCAGTCTGCTTTGCGATCATGTCTGCTATGCGGTAAATATCTGAAGTGAAAGAACAAATGATCCGGATACCTGCAATATCGTTTACATACTTGACCATGTTTTCAATATTGGAATCATATCCGTTTTTCCTCAGTTTCTTTACAATACTCTCAGGCGTTTTGATCCTGGATTTTACATGTTCAATCGGATTATAACGGTGGATGTGCTGAAATTCTTCATTCAGAATATCAATCTTGGTCCCCACTTCCTTCAGTGCGGCATTGTACAGGAACATCAGAGTTTCCCAGCTGTTTACGTCCTCGTAATTGGTAATATGAAGGGCGCTGCTCATTCTTTTCACATCCTCTTTCGCGATTCACGGCAGTGTATTTACAGGTGCTTTTCACTGCCGGCGGGAACATTCCCACTTTTATCAAGTATATCACAAAAGCGTCAGATTGTCACAATTTTGACGATTGTTAATGAAAATTTTATAGGTCTGTCAATATTTTACACTTCCAGTTTCATATCTCCGGCTTTGATCCAGTTCAGCTTCCGCATACAGTTGCAGAAGAACAGAGACAAAAGTCCGGGAAGCAGGAAATGGAGCAGTACGATTTTTACCATTACGAGCACAGCACCCTCTGCGGGAACCATGGTCTGCCAGGTCATGATCTGGCCTACAAGACCTGCGGTACCCATACCGGAACCGGTGGCGTTGTTGGTCATTTTAAATAACATGGTACCGATAGGGCCCAGAATTGCGCTGGATAAAATAACCGGCAGCCAGATGATCGGTTTTCTTACGATGTTGGGTACCTGGAGCATGGAAGTACCGATTCCCTGGGCTAAAAGGCCGGAGATCCCGTTTTCCTTAAAGCTTGCCACAGCAAACCCTATCATGTTGCAGCAGCATCCAACTGTAGCTGCACCGGCTGCCAGGCCGGACAAGTTCAAAATCACACCCAGGGCTGCGGAGCTTATGGGGAGCGTCAGTATCATTCCCATAAGGACTGATACAATAATGCCCATGAGAAGTGGCTGCTGCTCGGTTCCCCAGTTGATCAGGGAGCCTAACTGCGTCATCATGCGGCTGATCGGCGGTCCCACCAGAATGCCCACAGCGGAGCCGGAGAGGATGCCTGCCAGAGGTGCCAGGATAATATCCAGACGGGTCCTTCCGGCAACCAGGCGTGCCAGTTCAATGGCTGCATAGGCGGCAACAAAGGCACCCAGAGGTTCCCCGGGACCGGACAGGATCACAGCGCCATCCTCAGCAAATACGGCACCTGCGGTGATCTTGCCTGCAAAACCGCCCACCATGCCTGCGGTGGCAGCAGAGAGAACCACCAGGGGCGCCTCTTTAAATCTGCATGCCACACCCACACCGATGCCGGCACTTGTCATGGCTGCAGCCATTTTGCCAAACTGGTACAGCAGGGTTCCCATGTTTCCGCCAATGAGATTTCCAATCTGCTGGATGATGGTGCCGATGATCAGGGTGGCAAAAAGACCGGAAGCCATGCCGCTTAAACCGTCCACAAAAATGCGGTTCAGTAATTTTTTCAATGTTCTGTACTCCTGTCTTAATCCAGTTTGATATTTTTAAACAGGGAGCCAAGTGTTGTTGTCAGCTCTTCGCTTTTGGGAATCTCGATATCTTCAAACGTATCCTTTTCCTCCGGAACTTCCTGGAGTGCTTTCATGCTGAGGCTGATTTTACCGTCTTCATTCTTGATCACCTTTACAGTTACTTTGTCGCCTACGGATAATACGGCTTTTGGAGATTTGATCCTTTTCTGGCTGATCTGGGATACATGGACCAGGCCGGAAATACCGTCACCCAGGTCTACGAAAGCACCGTAGTTCTGCAGGGTCTCAACCGTGCCGTCCAGGACTGCGCCCACTTTGATCTCAGCGGTCTTCTCACGTTTTTCAGCGTCTCTTTTCTCTCTCAGGACTTCCCTTGCAGAGAGTACCAGGTTGTTATCCTCCTCGCTTACATCAAAGACACGGACTGTCAGAGTCTTTTTCAGGAACTCCTCCGGGTCTTCCACGTACTGCAGGGACAGTTTGGATACGGGGATGAAAGCGCGGATGCCTTCCACATAAGCGATGGCGCCGCCTTTTACAATGCCTTCGATGGTTACGTCAAATTCGGTCTTGTCCTCTTTCATTTTCTCCAGCTTTTCCCAGATGTCCATATCTGCATCTCTGAAGCTCTTAAAAGAAGCGTCGATCTCTTTTGCGAAGTCGTCCATAGTTTCCTGGTTTTTCATTTCTTCTGCCATGATTTTTCCCTCCTGTGTCGGTTAGCAAATTCTTTTGCCTTCGATTATATCACAGAAAGGGGAAGGGCCGCAATGTTTGTGTGCAGAAAATAGGGGAGAAAAGGGGGACGGAGAGGTGGACGGAGAGGCAGTTCTCACCCCCGGCCCTCTCCCATACCTCTCCTGGTTTTCTCTGCCCACCACAGGATGAAAAAAAGATAAAAGAAAAAATAGGGTGGGGAGTGGGAGGTAAATTGATATTCTTTTAAAAGTATGTTAGGATGTAATTATTCAGCGGGGCTGCGTATTTATTGTGGCAGCTAGCTGTGAGGGCGTATTCTGCGGAAAAGTAAGAAGTACGTTGCCAAGGCTGTATGGATTTTTTGTATCTGTTAGGATACGGAATAGTTGTGCTAGTATAAAAATACAGTGTTTCTTGAAATTGGGAAGGCTGAATAGTTGTGGGAAGATTTGTAGAAAATAATGTAACGGTTCCGTAGATTGGGGCATTGGCTGCGCTGGTCTTAGGAAAGTATTTTGCAGATGGGCGGGAATTTCGGGGACTGGAGTATGTGGGGATGGGGTTTCAGGTATGCTCCGGGACGAAGGTGTATGGATTTTTGCCGGTAACTGTGAAGGTACGGAACAGTTATGAAGTGATGATTATATAGAAGTAAGGGAAAGGAAACGGAGAATGGCAAAACAAGGGAAGATCTATATAATGGGCCATAAAAATCCGGATACGGATTCTATCTGCTCGGCCATCGCTTATGCGGATATTAAGAATCGTTCGGGTGATGGGAGAAGGTATCTTGCAAAACGGGCAGGACAGATCAATAGTGAGACGGAGTATGTG includes the following:
- a CDS encoding DUF1002 domain-containing protein, with protein sequence MMKRGLAFLVGGIMLLASPVSVLADREDAKLEKPYVSLGADLNAQERATVLELLGVTEDDLKNYTTATITNQDEHDYLDAYLDKSVIGSRALSSVLVEGKTDGNGIKVTTHNISYCTTGMYQNALVTAGIKDADIVVAGPFKISGTAALVGAIKSYENMTGEKVEQENADTATNELVITGKLAENMGDSEKAEQLVGAVKEKVVEARNLSEDEIGDVVDQAANEMEIKLSDEDRQAIVDLMEKIKGLDLDVDSLKEQAKDLYGKIEDLGLKLDINQEKVQGFFDKIIQFFKDLFS
- a CDS encoding ROK family transcriptional regulator, which produces MAIANQEMIRDNNRRQVLEYIVNNPPISRAALAKELHLTKATISNIVQELMDQNLVAEIGSAQTALGRKPILLEFRKKCGYVFSIDVHPRQIITLTADLKGEDCHLKEYPFREEDSLLELLRGIMKEAIPRCKDAPYGIVGVSIGIYGVVRDNEIIFTPYYPLPEPYLGKILAGEFGIPVHVENESNLSVLGESAFHYNYKNMIHLNIHDGVGMGILIDEQLYKGRDGYAGEFGHTILFPDGKPCPCGNNGCFELYTSERAILKEYAARTHQNTVTIDSFLRAYQDRKTDALEMMDLFVKYMSIGINNIINTFNIDLIVLNSSFSNYIPDINQRIVAYLASHQNRDCRIIPSRLQDTSGLMGGIRLCAERFLDIKHLKIRVPFSDNLR
- the phnX gene encoding phosphonoacetaldehyde hydrolase, whose protein sequence is MNKFDAIIFDWAGTTVDYGSFAPVQAFIKAFEEFSITPTIEEVRAPMGMLKIDHIRTMLSMDRIKNLWTQIHGTPWTEDDVKEVYEHSETAILEILPDFASPKPHVPETIEKLRSLGLQIGSTTGYTEQMMKIVAPRAAEQGYAPDFWFSPDDVGGIGRPYPYMIFRNMESMHLMDVRRIIKVGDTVADIKEGKNAGMLSVGVLEGSSVLGLTESEYNALSPADRSAHLTQAAQTYKTAGADHIIQDIRGLLDLL
- the uidA gene encoding beta-glucuronidase, producing MLQYSMLYPKQSVSRRTVSMDGMWKFCLDPEGKGTENGWADGIPQADLIPVPASFQDFYTDKDTREYAGDLWYETDVFVPEEYAGKNVAIRFGCATHRAEVYLNGVHVASHVGGFLPFMADITNVARYNAVNKVVVKINNELSETNIPCGKTKVLSNGKKMNSPYFDFFNYSGLQRPVKLVAYPKEYVFDLTVDHRINGRDAEVSYSVVTTGEHPVEVTVYDEDGREVAVSQGKEGILHIENAHLWQVRNAYLYTFTVRIKDEEEVLDEYSEEIGVRTVEVKGKDILINGSPVYLKGFGKHEDSDIVGRGFHIGVMKRDFECMKWIGANSFRTSHYPYSDEIYQMADREGFLVIDEVPAVGLFESLMNFMEASTGKKTAFFAKDTIPELLENHLRAVEEMITRDKNHACVIAWSLLNEPETTDEAAVPYFEKVFARAHELDVQKRPRTFALIMNSLPDTCKCYHLADVISMNRYYGWYLMGGYEMCDAEAAFRAEMDKWAGKDLDRPFIFTEYGADTYAAEHKLPSVMWSQEYQKEYLEMCHRVFDSYDFIKGEQVWNFADFQTTEGIMRVNGNKKGIFTRQRQPKDAAFYFKERWESLPLNHKSK
- a CDS encoding PTS transporter subunit IIC, translated to MKKLLNRIFVDGLSGMASGLFATLIIGTIIQQIGNLIGGNMGTLLYQFGKMAAAMTSAGIGVGVACRFKEAPLVVLSAATAGMVGGFAGKITAGAVFAEDGAVILSGPGEPLGAFVAAYAAIELARLVAGRTRLDIILAPLAGILSGSAVGILVGPPISRMMTQLGSLINWGTEQQPLLMGIIVSVLMGMILTLPISSAALGVILNLSGLAAGAATVGCCCNMIGFAVASFKENGISGLLAQGIGTSMLQVPNIVRKPIIWLPVILSSAILGPIGTMLFKMTNNATGSGMGTAGLVGQIMTWQTMVPAEGAVLVMVKIVLLHFLLPGLLSLFFCNCMRKLNWIKAGDMKLEV
- a CDS encoding S1 RNA-binding domain-containing protein, with the protein product MAEEMKNQETMDDFAKEIDASFKSFRDADMDIWEKLEKMKEDKTEFDVTIEGIVKGGAIAYVEGIRAFIPVSKLSLQYVEDPEEFLKKTLTVRVFDVSEEDNNLVLSAREVLREKRDAEKREKTAEIKVGAVLDGTVETLQNYGAFVDLGDGISGLVHVSQISQKRIKSPKAVLSVGDKVTVKVIKNEDGKISLSMKALQEVPEEKDTFEDIEIPKSEELTTTLGSLFKNIKLD
- a CDS encoding GTP pyrophosphokinase, with the protein product MSSALHITNYEDVNSWETLMFLYNAALKEVGTKIDILNEEFQHIHRYNPIEHVKSRIKTPESIVKKLRKNGYDSNIENMVKYVNDIAGIRIICSFTSDIYRIADMIAKQTDLKILSLKDYIKNPKESGYQSYHMIVTVPIFLSDGVVETKVEIQIRTIAQDFWASLEHKIYYKFEGNAPDYISSELQECAKIASQLDRRMLSLNEAIQKCSTGYENE
- a CDS encoding helix-turn-helix transcriptional regulator; the protein is MASYDTVLNFSRKVLKNYNFQTYILMEDELDHIDLDLGLRKKIAADSDSRDNALHFIRNSKEHVMYFSKDCFNCHHTVMRLPETESPAFFIAGPYLQHRADKKFILKMQQKLSIPTEFSGFLKQYYELIPFINHEDDVRTILLLLAAEIFGGAEHFSVEYCDMFMDEITKVYYGQAQVNLENRELIEQRYQSEQEMMQAVASGNYKKIELLAAGEMTVSLEQRLSNRIRDSKNYLIILNTLLRKAAEYGGVHPLYLDELSSKYAREIETITSEDEDGKLKREMMRKYCLLVKSHSLKGYSPIIQNVINHICLYLTDDLSLKRLAEEFSISPSYLSTLFKKETGSTLTDFVNKKRIENAVFLLNSTDLQIQSIAAACGVADLNYFTRLFKRNMGRTPSEYREMIHQK
- a CDS encoding MFS transporter, giving the protein MNEKNNARPFGIRDKIGYMFGDFGNDFTFIFASSFLMVFYTKVLGISGAMVGTLFLLARVVDAFTDITMGRIVDSVKPSRDGRFRCWLRRMCGPVAIASFLMYQGGMAGAPMTLKIVYMYVTYLLWGSVFYTSINIPYGSMASAITEKPDERTALSTFRTVGATLAGLVIGTVTPLLIYVKDADGNQVIRSTSIFTIIAGVFAVCAILCYIICYKLTTERVKVEPDPNAKKVTLGQTFAAIFKSRALLGIIGAAIFLLLSQLLIQAMNNYLYTEYFGSAGAISIVTIVNTALMLLVVAPLSVPISRRFGKKEASTAGVLLAGVIFLVLYFMHVQNVVVYIVLANVGMLGLGFFNTVIWANITDVIDDQEVKTGQREDGTVYAVYSFARKLGQALAGGAGGWALSIIGYDQLAKVQTASVINGLYTTSTLIPAICFFVVALFLWFVYPLSKKKVEANVEELKSRRENA